A part of Flavobacteriaceae bacterium GSB9 genomic DNA contains:
- a CDS encoding phosphatidylserine decarboxylase family protein: protein MFHKEGHKIIFITLVIVVAGVLLADSFISISWVRTVVMVAFILLLIAILQFFRNPKRSTLQNHKKVVSAVDGKVVVIEEVFEKEYFKEKRIQVSVFMSPINVHVTRYPISGNVIFSKYHPGKYLVAWHPKASEENERTTVVVENETFGKILYRQIAGAMAKRIVNYAKLNDKVVQGNDSGFIKFGSRVDVFLPLDTNVKVKLNQKVRGGETIIAEM from the coding sequence ATGTTTCATAAAGAAGGCCATAAGATTATATTTATCACTCTTGTTATTGTTGTTGCTGGTGTTCTATTGGCCGACAGTTTTATAAGCATAAGTTGGGTGCGCACCGTAGTTATGGTGGCTTTTATTTTACTGTTAATAGCCATTCTTCAATTTTTTAGAAACCCCAAACGTTCTACATTACAAAACCACAAGAAAGTCGTATCGGCTGTTGATGGCAAAGTAGTGGTTATTGAAGAAGTTTTTGAAAAAGAATACTTTAAAGAAAAGCGCATACAAGTTAGTGTGTTTATGTCACCTATCAACGTTCATGTTACGCGTTACCCTATAAGCGGCAATGTTATTTTCAGCAAATACCACCCCGGAAAATATTTGGTCGCTTGGCACCCTAAAGCCAGTGAAGAAAACGAACGTACTACCGTAGTGGTTGAAAACGAAACATTTGGAAAAATACTTTACAGGCAAATTGCAGGAGCCATGGCAAAACGCATCGTTAATTATGCTAAATTAAACGACAAAGTCGTGCAAGGTAACGATTCTGGATTTATAAAATTTGGCTCTCGCGTAGACGTATTCTTACCACTTGATACCAACGTAAAAGTAAAACTGAACCAAAAGGTTCGTGGTGGCGAAACCATTATTGCTGAAATGTAA
- a CDS encoding acyl-CoA-binding protein, whose amino-acid sequence MVKKKLDIEFEEAVNRVNAYTDPFPADTLLKLYAYYKKATNDYGRPRSKKPIINAFKTNALFQAKGLTEKEAKKKYIELVNNYFLYRE is encoded by the coding sequence ATGGTTAAAAAGAAATTAGACATAGAATTTGAAGAAGCCGTAAATCGGGTAAACGCATACACCGACCCATTTCCTGCTGACACGCTCTTAAAACTCTACGCCTACTATAAAAAAGCAACCAACGATTATGGCAGGCCACGGAGTAAAAAGCCAATAATCAACGCATTTAAAACAAACGCCCTCTTCCAAGCCAAAGGCCTTACCGAAAAAGAAGCCAAAAAAAAGTATATTGAATTGGTGAATAACTACTTTTTATACAGAGAGTAA
- a CDS encoding amidohydrolase family protein: MRLKSLLIFFWLIITSNLGAQNLIIEGGWLILPDSTHAVKNTGLQIIAGKIHSIGTASNDKTIPRVNLGDDDYVLPGLFDLHAHLKVVYGDLAKEDTTITPLLYLANGITTIYTCGEVDPDAVLAYKRNVARGTSVGPRVLNSGPYFGDQAPNWREDYTESDIYAIVDEWASKGVDGFKARDISEMHLKALIERAHMHDLTVTGHISHIKFPEVSSDIAIPMGIDRLEHFIGGSALKKEASAYREVADLVLSDSKIDKTIDLFIDHNIYFNSTLSVIGGFTKSEDQWLQYWTDEKKYWSPYAQSIVEGNPERWSPKRQQFYDKSKVLLKRYYDRGGLISMGTDGPLGLDFLWVFKTPGFNTHREMAMMSEIGIPNHEVVKIASLNSAKAMRISDKQGSIAVGKFGDLMIIKGNPLDDIYNTRNVHTVIKHGKVYDTKELLKSCEGKLGPLSEESWFKNKEDNQH, encoded by the coding sequence ATGAGACTTAAATCTTTATTAATATTTTTTTGGCTAATAATCACCTCTAATCTCGGTGCTCAAAACTTGATTATTGAAGGTGGTTGGCTTATCCTACCCGATTCTACCCATGCAGTAAAAAATACAGGGCTCCAGATAATAGCAGGTAAGATTCATTCGATAGGCACCGCAAGTAATGACAAGACTATCCCTCGAGTTAATTTAGGAGATGACGATTATGTACTCCCTGGCTTATTTGATCTACACGCGCATTTGAAAGTCGTTTATGGAGACTTAGCAAAGGAAGATACTACCATTACCCCTTTACTCTATCTCGCAAATGGGATTACGACCATTTATACCTGCGGCGAGGTAGATCCAGATGCGGTGCTAGCATACAAGCGAAATGTGGCAAGAGGAACTTCGGTTGGGCCAAGAGTACTAAATTCAGGTCCCTATTTTGGTGATCAAGCACCAAATTGGAGAGAAGATTACACCGAATCAGATATTTATGCTATTGTTGATGAATGGGCTTCGAAGGGAGTCGATGGGTTCAAGGCACGAGACATCAGCGAAATGCATTTAAAAGCATTAATAGAAAGGGCTCATATGCATGACTTAACAGTCACCGGACATATTAGTCATATAAAATTCCCTGAAGTAAGTTCTGATATTGCGATTCCCATGGGTATCGATCGTCTTGAGCATTTTATTGGAGGTTCCGCACTGAAAAAAGAAGCAAGTGCCTATAGGGAAGTTGCAGATCTGGTATTATCAGATTCAAAAATTGACAAAACAATAGATCTATTTATCGATCACAACATTTATTTCAACTCTACCCTATCAGTTATTGGAGGCTTTACAAAAAGTGAAGACCAATGGTTACAATACTGGACAGACGAAAAGAAATACTGGTCACCATATGCTCAATCAATAGTTGAAGGTAATCCCGAGAGGTGGAGTCCAAAGAGACAGCAGTTTTATGATAAGAGTAAAGTGTTGTTAAAACGCTATTATGACCGTGGAGGTCTCATCTCTATGGGAACCGATGGACCCCTCGGTTTGGATTTCCTCTGGGTATTCAAGACGCCTGGTTTTAATACTCATCGTGAAATGGCCATGATGTCAGAAATAGGCATTCCTAATCACGAAGTAGTTAAAATCGCAAGTTTAAATAGCGCAAAAGCTATGAGAATAAGTGATAAACAAGGAAGCATAGCGGTGGGTAAATTTGGTGATCTTATGATTATTAAGGGCAATCCCCTAGATGATATTTACAATACACGTAATGTCCATACAGTAATAAAACATGGAAAAGTCTACGACACGAAAGAATTATTAAAATCATGTGAAGGAAAATTGGGTCCATTAAGCGAAGAGTCATGGTTTAAAAACAAAGAGGATAACCAACACTAA
- a CDS encoding valine--tRNA ligase: MQIPSKYDASQVENKWYNYWMAHNYFHSEPDEREPYTIVIPPPNVTGVLHMGHMLNNTIQDVLVRRARLLGKNACWVPGTDHASIATEAKVVAKLKEQGIDKNDLTRDEFLKHAWDWTHEYGGVILEQLKKLGCSCDWDRTKFTMDDAMSESVIKVFIDLYNKGLIYRGYRMVNWDPEAKTTLSDEEVIYEERQGSLYYLNYKIEGSDDTLTIATTRPETIFGDTAICINPNDERFTHLKGKKAIVPICGRVIPIIEDEYVDVEFGTGCLKVTPAHDENDKNLGDKHHLEVVDIFNDDASLNSYGLHYEGKDRFVVRKEIVAELEANGQLVKTETHVNKVGTSERTKAVIEPRLSDQWFLKMEDLVKPAIDAVLKTDDIKLFPKKFESTYKHWMENIRDWNISRQLMWGQQIPAYYYGDGKEDFVVAETAEKALELAKQKTNNDQLTASDLRQDRDALDTWFSSWLWPMSVFDGINHPENDDIKYYYPTNDLVTGPDILFFWVARMIVAGYEYRGEKPFENVYLTGLVRDKQRRKMSKSLGNSPDALKLIEEYGADGVRVGLLLSSAAGNDLLFDEALCQQGKGFANKIWNAFRLIKGWEIDETIPQPETAKVGLEWYQAKFQKALADIEDHFNKYRLSDALMATYKLIMDDFSSWLLEIIKPAYQKPIDAKTYKEVIDAFENNLKILHPFMPFLTEEIWQYIIERTPEEALIVAQWPEKKEINQTLITEFEFASEVISGIRNIRKQKNIAFKEAVGFSVINNENTNITFDDIIAKLGNLEAIDYVTEAIEGALTFRIKSNEYFIPMAGAIDVEAEIKKLTDELNYTEGFLKSVQKKLANERFVAGAPEQVVNAEKKKEADALAKIETLKASLASLG, from the coding sequence ATGCAAATCCCATCAAAATATGATGCAAGTCAGGTAGAAAACAAGTGGTATAACTATTGGATGGCCCATAATTATTTCCATTCTGAACCCGACGAAAGAGAGCCTTATACCATAGTAATTCCACCACCTAACGTAACGGGAGTGTTACATATGGGGCACATGCTTAACAATACTATACAAGATGTTTTGGTGCGTCGTGCGCGTTTACTGGGTAAAAATGCCTGTTGGGTGCCGGGTACCGATCATGCTTCTATTGCTACAGAGGCAAAAGTGGTTGCCAAATTAAAAGAGCAGGGTATCGATAAAAACGATTTAACCCGTGATGAGTTTTTAAAGCACGCTTGGGATTGGACACACGAATACGGCGGTGTTATTCTAGAACAACTTAAAAAATTAGGCTGCTCTTGCGATTGGGACCGTACAAAGTTCACCATGGATGATGCCATGAGCGAATCGGTTATAAAAGTTTTCATTGATTTATATAACAAAGGTCTAATTTATCGCGGCTACCGCATGGTAAATTGGGATCCAGAGGCCAAAACAACCCTGTCTGACGAAGAGGTTATTTATGAAGAGCGCCAGGGTAGCTTATATTATCTAAATTATAAAATTGAAGGTAGTGACGACACGCTAACTATAGCTACCACAAGACCAGAAACCATTTTTGGTGATACCGCTATTTGTATTAACCCTAACGACGAGCGCTTTACGCATTTAAAGGGTAAAAAGGCTATTGTGCCGATTTGCGGACGTGTAATTCCTATCATTGAAGACGAATATGTAGATGTTGAGTTTGGTACAGGGTGTTTAAAGGTAACACCGGCGCACGATGAAAATGACAAAAATCTTGGTGATAAACACCATTTGGAAGTGGTTGATATTTTTAACGATGATGCTTCGTTAAACAGCTATGGACTGCATTACGAAGGAAAAGACCGTTTTGTAGTGCGCAAGGAAATTGTTGCCGAACTTGAAGCTAACGGACAATTGGTTAAAACCGAAACGCACGTTAACAAAGTTGGAACTTCCGAAAGGACTAAAGCCGTTATCGAACCACGATTGAGCGATCAATGGTTCCTTAAAATGGAAGATTTGGTAAAGCCCGCAATTGATGCGGTTTTAAAAACCGACGATATTAAGTTGTTTCCTAAGAAGTTTGAAAGCACCTATAAACACTGGATGGAAAACATTCGTGATTGGAATATTTCACGTCAGTTGATGTGGGGGCAACAAATCCCAGCATATTATTATGGTGATGGAAAAGAAGATTTTGTTGTGGCAGAAACCGCCGAAAAGGCACTAGAACTTGCCAAACAAAAAACTAACAACGACCAACTAACCGCTAGCGATTTGCGTCAAGATAGAGATGCGCTCGATACGTGGTTTTCGTCGTGGTTGTGGCCTATGAGCGTTTTTGATGGTATTAACCATCCCGAAAACGACGATATTAAATACTATTACCCAACTAACGATTTGGTTACTGGGCCCGATATTTTATTCTTTTGGGTAGCCCGTATGATTGTTGCCGGCTACGAATACAGAGGTGAAAAACCATTTGAAAATGTGTATTTAACCGGGTTGGTGCGCGATAAACAACGTCGGAAAATGAGTAAATCCTTAGGAAACTCGCCCGATGCCTTAAAACTGATTGAAGAATACGGTGCCGATGGCGTTCGTGTGGGCTTGTTGTTGAGTTCGGCAGCTGGTAACGATTTGTTGTTCGATGAAGCCCTTTGCCAGCAAGGTAAAGGTTTTGCTAATAAAATTTGGAACGCTTTTAGATTGATAAAAGGTTGGGAAATTGACGAAACCATTCCGCAACCCGAAACGGCAAAAGTAGGGCTAGAATGGTATCAAGCCAAGTTCCAAAAGGCATTGGCCGACATTGAAGACCACTTTAACAAATACCGATTGAGCGATGCCTTGATGGCCACCTATAAACTAATCATGGACGATTTTTCGTCATGGTTGTTGGAAATTATCAAACCAGCCTACCAAAAGCCTATCGATGCCAAAACCTATAAGGAGGTTATCGATGCTTTTGAAAACAACCTGAAAATATTGCATCCGTTTATGCCATTTTTGACTGAAGAAATATGGCAATATATTATAGAAAGAACACCAGAGGAAGCCTTAATTGTTGCGCAATGGCCAGAGAAAAAGGAAATCAACCAAACGTTGATTACTGAGTTTGAATTTGCTTCGGAAGTGATTTCAGGTATTAGAAACATTAGAAAACAAAAGAACATAGCCTTTAAAGAAGCTGTAGGGTTTTCGGTAATCAATAATGAAAATACCAATATTACTTTTGATGATATTATTGCTAAACTTGGTAATTTAGAAGCTATAGATTATGTGACGGAAGCTATTGAAGGCGCATTGACGTTTAGGATAAAATCCAATGAATATTTTATACCTATGGCTGGTGCTATTGATGTGGAAGCTGAAATTAAAAAATTAACAGACGAGCTGAACTACACCGAGGGCTTCTTAAAATCAGTACAAAAGAAATTGGCTAACGAACGTTTTGTAGCTGGAGCACCCGAGCAAGTAGTAAATGCCGAAAAGAAAAAAGAAGCTGATGCCTTAGCTAAAATTGAAACGTTAAAGGCGAGTTTGGCGAGTTTGGGGTAA
- a CDS encoding DUF1573 domain-containing protein produces the protein MKQLITILFIGLISFAVNAQAKIEFKSETIDYGTIEKGSNGVRTFEFTNTGDEPLIISKVTSSCGCTIPKKPKDPILPGKTGEIEVKYDTNRVNPIRKTITVISNAETPTVALKIKGEVIDPSKESILEKKGKSVVQQ, from the coding sequence ATGAAACAATTAATTACAATTTTATTTATCGGATTAATCAGTTTTGCTGTTAATGCTCAAGCTAAAATTGAATTTAAATCTGAAACCATCGATTACGGTACCATCGAAAAGGGCTCGAATGGTGTAAGAACGTTTGAATTTACCAATACAGGTGATGAACCGTTAATTATTTCAAAAGTAACTTCAAGTTGTGGATGTACTATTCCTAAAAAACCTAAAGACCCTATTCTACCGGGCAAAACAGGTGAAATTGAAGTGAAATACGACACCAACAGGGTGAATCCTATTAGAAAAACAATTACTGTAATTTCTAACGCAGAAACTCCTACGGTCGCTTTAAAAATTAAAGGTGAAGTTATTGACCCCAGTAAAGAAAGCATCTTAGAGAAAAAAGGTAAAAGTGTTGTACAGCAATAA
- a CDS encoding PDZ domain-containing protein, producing the protein MTFRLTGILLFLCLGLFGFSQSKFIIENKKGADKIRFKLINNLVVVPVEVNGVELSFLLDTGVSKPIIFNFLNVSDTLNIKETETIFLRGLGEGKMVEALKSKNNVFKIGEAIKLNQDLYAIFNADLDLSPRLGIPIHGIVGFDLFRDLVVEINYSTQRIRLTEPKKYKNKKCRKCETFNLEFYNGKPYVNAEVQIKGKNIPVKLLIDSGGSDALWLFENDKLGIESGDKYFYDFLGYGLNGSVYGKRSKVEKLSLKNFELKRANVAYPDSSSVIFAQQISNRNGSLSGNILKRFNVVFNYQKAMLRLKKNKFFRQGFTYNKSGIELAHDGIRFVKEPEAKGLKPRENMENRTKIILDTQYKLSLKPAYGIVEIRKGSPAEQAGLRIGDIIISINGKQTFQYSLQEIMQMFHDDTGKRIKLRVERKGNPLNFTFVLKDLFD; encoded by the coding sequence ATGACCTTTCGATTAACTGGTATACTTTTGTTTTTGTGTTTAGGCCTATTCGGCTTTTCGCAAAGCAAGTTTATTATAGAGAATAAAAAAGGGGCAGATAAAATTAGGTTTAAGTTAATTAACAATTTGGTCGTAGTGCCCGTTGAAGTTAATGGTGTCGAACTTTCGTTTTTGTTGGATACCGGAGTTAGTAAACCCATTATATTTAATTTTTTAAACGTTTCAGATACTTTAAATATCAAGGAAACCGAAACTATTTTTTTAAGAGGGTTGGGCGAAGGTAAAATGGTTGAAGCACTAAAATCAAAAAACAATGTTTTTAAGATAGGCGAAGCCATTAAATTAAACCAGGATTTGTATGCCATTTTTAATGCTGATTTAGACTTGTCGCCTAGGCTGGGCATTCCCATTCACGGAATAGTAGGCTTTGATTTGTTTCGCGACTTAGTGGTTGAAATTAATTATTCTACACAACGTATTCGGTTAACCGAGCCAAAAAAGTATAAGAATAAAAAATGTCGAAAATGTGAAACCTTTAATTTGGAGTTTTATAACGGAAAGCCTTATGTAAATGCCGAAGTTCAAATTAAAGGAAAAAACATTCCGGTTAAATTATTGATAGATTCTGGAGGGAGTGATGCGCTTTGGCTATTTGAAAATGATAAATTAGGCATTGAGTCGGGTGATAAGTATTTCTATGATTTTTTGGGTTATGGACTCAATGGTAGTGTTTATGGCAAGCGTTCTAAAGTTGAAAAGTTATCTTTAAAAAACTTTGAATTGAAACGTGCCAACGTAGCTTACCCAGATTCGTCATCGGTAATCTTTGCGCAACAAATAAGTAATAGGAACGGTAGTTTGTCCGGAAATATTTTAAAACGCTTCAATGTAGTTTTTAATTACCAAAAGGCTATGTTGAGGTTAAAGAAAAACAAATTCTTTAGGCAGGGTTTTACTTATAACAAGTCGGGAATTGAGTTGGCACACGATGGGATAAGGTTTGTAAAAGAGCCAGAGGCCAAGGGGCTCAAGCCACGTGAAAATATGGAAAACAGAACAAAAATTATACTAGATACTCAGTATAAATTATCCTTAAAACCAGCATATGGCATTGTAGAGATTAGAAAAGGCTCGCCTGCGGAACAGGCTGGCTTGCGAATAGGCGATATAATAATAAGTATTAATGGTAAGCAAACGTTTCAATATTCATTGCAGGAAATTATGCAAATGTTTCATGACGATACCGGAAAAAGAATAAAATTAAGGGTGGAAAGAAAAGGAAACCCGCTAAATTTTACTTTTGTTTTAAAGGATTTGTTCGATTAG
- a CDS encoding pyridoxal phosphate-dependent aminotransferase, with amino-acid sequence MPSISQKGHDMPASPIRKLVPYAEQAIENGKHIYYLNIGQPDIKTPEVALNAVKQNDIEILSYSRSEGSDEYREKLAKYFKRHQIEVSRNDIIVTTGASEALLFLFSSIMDPDDEVIISEPFYANYIAFSTASGVKVVPAICNIDDNFALPSIETFEKLITPKTKAILICNPGNPTGYLYSKEEIEQLAALAIKHDLFLVADEVYREFVYDGKTHYSIMQVEGIDEHAVIIDSVSKRYSMCGARVGCLVSKNKTLLQTALKFAQARLSPPTYAQIASEAALDTPQSYFDDVIEEYAERRDTLIAELKKIEGVKVAKPQGAFYCIAELPIENADDFAQWLLEHFDVDGETIMVAPANGFYSTPGEGLNQIRIAYVLNKESLVRAVHILKEALKVYPN; translated from the coding sequence ATGCCAAGTATTTCACAAAAAGGCCATGATATGCCTGCTTCACCAATTCGTAAGCTTGTTCCGTATGCCGAACAAGCCATCGAAAATGGAAAGCACATCTATTACCTAAACATTGGACAACCCGACATAAAAACTCCCGAAGTAGCCTTAAATGCAGTAAAACAGAACGATATAGAGATTTTATCGTATTCTAGATCAGAAGGCTCTGATGAATATCGAGAGAAATTGGCAAAATACTTTAAAAGACATCAAATTGAAGTATCTCGCAATGACATTATTGTAACTACCGGGGCCAGTGAAGCCTTGCTTTTTTTGTTTAGCAGCATTATGGACCCTGATGACGAAGTGATTATTTCTGAACCTTTTTACGCCAACTATATTGCGTTTTCAACGGCTTCTGGTGTAAAAGTGGTTCCTGCAATTTGTAATATAGACGACAATTTCGCGTTACCGTCTATTGAAACGTTCGAGAAATTAATTACGCCAAAAACAAAGGCCATTTTAATTTGTAACCCAGGAAACCCAACGGGTTACCTTTATTCCAAGGAAGAAATTGAACAACTTGCCGCTTTAGCTATAAAACACGATTTGTTTTTAGTTGCTGATGAAGTGTACAGAGAGTTTGTTTACGACGGAAAAACACATTACTCCATTATGCAAGTTGAAGGCATAGACGAACATGCCGTAATTATAGATTCGGTTTCAAAACGATACAGCATGTGCGGTGCCCGTGTTGGCTGCCTAGTATCAAAAAACAAAACACTATTGCAAACAGCATTAAAGTTTGCACAAGCGCGATTGAGTCCGCCCACCTATGCCCAAATAGCTAGCGAAGCGGCCTTAGACACCCCTCAAAGTTATTTTGATGACGTTATCGAGGAGTACGCTGAACGACGTGATACCTTAATTGCCGAACTTAAAAAAATTGAAGGTGTTAAAGTAGCCAAACCGCAAGGTGCCTTTTATTGCATTGCTGAATTGCCCATTGAAAACGCAGACGATTTTGCGCAATGGCTATTAGAGCATTTTGATGTTGATGGGGAAACCATTATGGTGGCACCTGCTAATGGTTTTTATTCAACACCTGGCGAGGGTTTAAACCAAATTCGAATCGCATACGTACTTAATAAAGAAAGCTTGGTAAGGGCTGTTCATATTTTAAAAGAAGCTTTAAAAGTTTACCCAAACTAG
- the murB gene encoding UDP-N-acetylmuramate dehydrogenase, which translates to MQIEHNTSLKPYNTFGIDVMAKYFVSVKNIAELHEVLSSKNYAKRLVLGGGSNILLTKNFDGLVIHINFKSIEIIAENDDFVTVKAAAGENWHEFVLWCINNNLGGVENLSLIPGNVGTAPIQNIGAYGVELKDVFDSCEAIALDTKKLKTFTKTECRFGYRDSIFKQEAKGKYIITSVNFKLTKRNHNLNVNYGTITTELEKNGVNTPTIKDISSAVIAIRESKLPNPKEIGNSGSFFKNPVISNQHFEKLLKNFNDAPSYRVSENEVKVPAGWLIEKAGFKGKRFGNYGVHKKQALVLVNYGGANGNNILKLSKLIQGTVKRIFDISIEAEVNIL; encoded by the coding sequence GTGCAAATTGAACATAACACATCATTAAAACCCTACAATACATTTGGCATAGATGTTATGGCCAAGTACTTTGTTTCGGTTAAAAATATTGCCGAACTCCATGAGGTACTAAGTTCAAAAAACTATGCTAAAAGACTTGTTTTAGGCGGAGGCAGTAACATATTGCTCACTAAAAACTTTGATGGTCTAGTAATCCACATAAACTTTAAAAGCATTGAGATTATTGCAGAAAACGATGATTTTGTTACCGTAAAAGCAGCAGCCGGAGAAAACTGGCACGAATTTGTTCTTTGGTGCATCAATAACAATCTTGGAGGAGTTGAAAATTTGTCTTTAATTCCCGGTAATGTTGGCACCGCTCCAATACAAAATATTGGCGCTTATGGTGTTGAACTTAAAGATGTTTTTGATAGCTGTGAAGCCATTGCTTTAGACACCAAAAAGTTAAAAACTTTTACCAAAACCGAGTGTAGATTTGGGTATAGAGACTCCATTTTTAAGCAGGAAGCCAAAGGAAAGTACATTATTACAAGCGTAAATTTTAAACTTACAAAACGCAATCACAACTTAAATGTGAACTATGGCACCATAACTACTGAACTGGAAAAAAACGGTGTTAACACCCCCACTATAAAAGATATTTCAAGTGCCGTTATCGCCATTCGTGAAAGCAAATTACCCAACCCCAAAGAAATTGGAAACAGCGGTAGTTTTTTTAAAAATCCTGTGATTTCAAATCAACATTTTGAAAAATTGCTGAAAAATTTCAATGATGCCCCCTCTTACCGCGTATCTGAAAATGAAGTAAAAGTACCCGCAGGTTGGCTTATTGAAAAAGCAGGCTTCAAAGGAAAGCGTTTTGGCAATTATGGTGTCCATAAAAAACAAGCTTTAGTACTGGTTAATTACGGTGGTGCAAACGGCAACAACATATTAAAACTTTCAAAACTTATACAAGGCACTGTAAAACGTATCTTCGACATTTCAATTGAGGCTGAAGTTAACATCCTATAA
- a CDS encoding RNA polymerase sigma factor, whose translation MISAIEKEIVSLLQNGDKRAIKLLYEYYADALFGVIQKVISDEDTAQDVLQESFVKIWRYSKKYDPNKAKLFTWLYRIAYNSAIDKVRSQKNKSGKEVQIETSNVYKLNSSELNQDVLDIKKHLKSLDEKYQIVLNALFFEGMTQQEASDELDIPLGTIKSRLKIGLRELKKIYNPQ comes from the coding sequence TTGATATCAGCAATTGAAAAAGAAATAGTTTCCCTGCTTCAAAATGGCGATAAAAGAGCCATCAAGCTATTGTACGAATATTATGCTGATGCTCTTTTCGGTGTTATCCAAAAAGTTATTTCAGACGAAGACACTGCTCAAGACGTCCTTCAGGAAAGTTTTGTAAAAATTTGGCGGTATTCAAAAAAATACGACCCTAACAAAGCTAAACTTTTCACTTGGCTTTATCGTATTGCCTATAACTCTGCCATTGATAAAGTTAGATCACAAAAAAACAAAAGTGGCAAAGAAGTCCAAATAGAAACTTCTAACGTATATAAATTAAACTCCAGTGAGTTAAATCAGGATGTTTTAGACATAAAAAAACACCTAAAAAGTTTAGATGAGAAATACCAAATAGTATTAAACGCCCTCTTTTTTGAAGGCATGACCCAGCAAGAAGCTAGCGACGAACTGGATATTCCGTTGGGAACCATAAAATCGAGATTAAAAATTGGATTGCGGGAATTAAAAAAAATCTACAATCCTCAATAA
- a CDS encoding anti-sigma factor yields the protein MNAKITTFLNSGLLEKYLLGETSSAETEQVESYISKYPEVQHAYNTLQYNLEVVAKANAVEAPKDILNNILDELDDQPVVKLETKRKYKKWYKLSIAASIAALVFAGTSYMFFNQTQKLKRENQVVVDEIFDLRGDIAKNNEMLDNVMRQLLKLNNPETEKYIIKGNERAKDLQTVAYINAKEKTSMIDVVSLPELPEEQCYQIWAELQGKMVSLGILNKADRKLRNIPYMEDALGLNITIEPKGGNNVASTENSVAEIDLQ from the coding sequence ATGAATGCGAAAATAACTACTTTTTTAAATTCTGGCCTATTAGAAAAATATCTATTAGGTGAAACTTCTTCTGCCGAAACAGAACAAGTGGAGTCTTATATTTCAAAATACCCAGAAGTACAGCATGCTTACAATACCCTTCAATATAATCTTGAAGTAGTTGCAAAAGCCAACGCTGTTGAAGCCCCCAAAGACATCTTAAATAACATTTTGGATGAACTTGACGACCAACCCGTTGTTAAATTAGAAACAAAACGCAAGTACAAAAAATGGTACAAACTAAGTATAGCTGCAAGTATAGCGGCCTTAGTTTTTGCTGGAACGTCGTATATGTTTTTCAATCAAACCCAAAAATTGAAAAGAGAAAACCAAGTGGTTGTTGATGAAATTTTTGATTTACGCGGAGACATTGCCAAAAACAACGAAATGCTCGATAATGTTATGCGTCAACTTTTAAAGCTCAACAATCCTGAAACCGAAAAATATATCATTAAAGGGAACGAAAGGGCAAAAGACCTTCAAACCGTAGCCTACATTAACGCCAAAGAAAAAACCTCGATGATTGATGTAGTATCCTTACCAGAGTTACCCGAAGAGCAGTGTTACCAAATTTGGGCAGAACTCCAAGGCAAAATGGTAAGTTTAGGTATTTTAAACAAAGCAGACCGAAAATTGAGAAACATCCCGTATATGGAAGATGCGCTTGGTTTAAATATTACCATTGAACCCAAAGGCGGCAACAACGTTGCTTCCACCGAAAATTCGGTAGCAGAAATTGATTTGCAATAG
- a CDS encoding membrane or secreted protein: MKLLLITVALLGLGIAGIAIKIWAKKDGKFAGTCASQNPMLNKEGEACGFCGKTPDQFSDCKEPQHS, from the coding sequence ATGAAACTTCTTTTAATAACCGTAGCTTTATTAGGATTAGGTATAGCGGGAATAGCCATTAAAATTTGGGCAAAAAAAGACGGTAAATTTGCGGGTACATGCGCCAGCCAAAACCCCATGCTAAACAAAGAAGGGGAAGCGTGTGGTTTTTGTGGAAAAACGCCCGATCAATTTAGCGACTGTAAAGAACCCCAACATTCGTAG